Proteins from a single region of Carettochelys insculpta isolate YL-2023 chromosome 17, ASM3395843v1, whole genome shotgun sequence:
- the ARHGAP40 gene encoding rho GTPase-activating protein 40 isoform X2: MDKIGKPASAFSRTRIPRPQIVLQPIHGPIHSQVLGICRNCPCKMSQLPQKSSVEPLLSGCLNSRADSLDSLSMDSFWLEVENIKQSTEAEQEECNLADIKTPEEGEAEAEWLQDAGLSDLIGEHNLDNDNNIVLLSTLTKTQAAAVQRRLDTYSRSRRKKNKPPVRDVRDVFGVASSEEIVKELEESDMVQSQHSVETSNYTKKPDSRGLQDFSCMLRSPGKEEIFCTDIAYSEQAALLLKGSLLREPRRTKDESTLTFKILKGRLGVTRIGDLSPQDMKKIPTLALIELTALCDILGLELKRNKAAKQKAKENRLFGIPLSTLLENDRKLNPNIKVPLILQALLSCLEKKGLDTEGILRVSGSQMRIKSLEQRLESEFYTGLFRWDEVRQNDVSGLLKRFIRELPTPLLTAEYLPAFAAVQNIPDLKQRLQALNLLILILPEPNRNTLKALLEFLSKVVAREKKNKMNLWNVSTVIAPNLFMHKGLVNKIPEGKEKQLAEGAADVVRLMIHYQDLLWTISSFLVAQVRKLNESSNRRYQFYDKRIKNLLRKIHTDKDKVEKNQAEPSKTVKVQTSLLLKDSLEVHLNNGTKAADVLRQFQKHLSQNSWSIVNTVNLIKCNGALESMNLLLYEVGGNISERCLDPDTYLLDLYHINPHAEWIIRQNPSFPRML; this comes from the exons ATGGATAAAATAGGGAAGCCTGCTTCTGCATTTTCCAGAACTCGGATTCCCAGACCTCAGATAGTATTGCAACCCATTCACGGCCCTATCCATTCGCAGGTCTTGGGCATTTGCAG AAATTGCCCTTGCAAAATGAGCCAGCTTCCTCAGAAGAGTTCTGTGGAGCCCCTGTTGTCCGGGTGCTTGAATTCCAGAGCAGATTCTTTGGACAGCTTGTCAATGGACAGCTTTTGGCTGGAAGTGGAGAATATCAAACAGAGCACAGAAGCTGAGCAAGAGGAGTGCAACCTGGCAGATATCAAAACCCCAGAAG AGGGAGAAGCTGAAGCTGAATGGCTGCAGGATGCGGGTCTCTCGGACCTAATTGGGGAGCACAACTTGGACAATGACAACAATATAGTGCTGCTCTCCACCTTGACCAAGACCCAGGCTGCAGCCGTGCAGCGAAGGCTGGATACTTACTCACGGTCACGGCGGAAGAAGAACAAACCGCCTGTGCGTGATGTCAGAGATGTTTTTGGTGTGGCCAGCTCTGAG GAGATTGTAAAGGAGTTGGAGGAGTCTGACATGGTTCAGTCTCAGCACAGCGTGGAGACGTCAAACTATACCAAGAAAC CAGACTCAAGGGGACTCCAAGATTTTTCCTGCATGCTCAGAAgtcctggaaaagaggagatatTCTGTACTGACATTGCCTACTCGGAGCAAGCAGCCCTTTTGCTCAAGGGATCACTTCTGCGGGAGCCTAGGAGGACAAAGGATGAGAGCACCTTAACT TTTAAGATCCTCAAAGGGAGGCTGGGAGTGACCCGGATAGGAGACTTATCTCCCCAAGACATGAAGAAGATCCCCACGTTGGCCCTGATAGAGTTAACGGCTCTCTGTGACATCCTGGGCTTGGAGTTAAAGAGGAACAAGGCAGCCAAGCAGAAGGCAAAAG AGAATAGACTCTTTGGCATTCCGCTCAGCACTTTGTTGGAAAATGACCGAAAGCTCAACCCCAACATCAAGGTCCCCCTGATTCTCCAAGCG TTGTTGTCATGTTTGGAAAAGAAAGGTCTTGACACAGAAGGCATCCTGAGAGTTTCTGGCTCCCAGATGAGGATTAAG AGCCTGGAACAAAGGTTGGAAAGTGAGTTCTATACCGGCCTGTTTCGCTGGGATGAAGTCCGTCAAAATGATGTGTCCGGCTTGCTGAAGAGATTTATTCGTGAACTGCCCacccctctgttgacagcagagTATCTGCCTGCTTTTGCTGCTGTGCAAA ATATCCCAGACCTGAAGCAGAGACTGCAAGCACTCAACCTGCTGATCCTCATTCTGCCAGAGCCCAACAGAAACACCCTAAAG GCTCTGCTGGAGTTCCTCAGTAAAGTGGTTGCCAGggagaaaaagaacaaaatgaaTCTCTGGAATGTTTCCACAGTCATTGCTCCAAATCTCTTCATGCATAAAGGGCTGGTGAATAAGATCCcagaagggaaggagaagcagctggcagagggggcagctgaTGTTGTGCGGTTGATGATCCATTACCAAGACTTGCTGTGGACT ATCTCCTCTTTCCTGGTAGCTCAAGTGCGAAAACTGAATGAGAGCAGCAACCGGAGGTACCAGTTTTATGACAAACGGATCAAAAACTTGCTACGGAAGATTCACACAGACAAGGACAAGGTGGAGAAGAACCAGGCAGAA CCTTCCAAAACGGTGAAAGTCCAGACCTCTCTGTTGCTGAAGGATTCACTGGAGGTTCATTTGAACAATGGAACCAAAGCTGCCGACGTCCTGAGACAGTTTCAGAAGCACCTCAGCCAGAACAGCTGGAGTATTGTCAACACAGTCAACCTCATCAAATG CAATGGTGCTTTGGAGTCGATGAACCTGCTCCTGTATGAAGTAGGCGGCAATATAA GTGAACGTTGCCTGGACCCAGATACATATCTCTTAGATTTGTACCACATTAACCCCCATGCTGAATGGATTATAAGACAAAATCCCTCCTTTCCACGGATGCTGTAG
- the ARHGAP40 gene encoding rho GTPase-activating protein 40 isoform X1: MDKIGKPASAFSRTRIPRPQIVLQPIHGPIHSQVLGICRNCPCKMSQLPQKSSVEPLLSGCLNSRADSLDSLSMDSFWLEVENIKQSTEAEQEECNLADIKTPEEGEAEAEWLQDAGLSDLIGEHNLDNDNNIVLLSTLTKTQAAAVQRRLDTYSRSRRKKNKPPVRDVRDVFGVASSEEIVKELEESDMVQSQHSVETSNYTKKPDSRGLQDFSCMLRSPGKEEIFCTDIAYSEQAALLLKGSLLREPRRTKDESTLTQFKILKGRLGVTRIGDLSPQDMKKIPTLALIELTALCDILGLELKRNKAAKQKAKENRLFGIPLSTLLENDRKLNPNIKVPLILQALLSCLEKKGLDTEGILRVSGSQMRIKSLEQRLESEFYTGLFRWDEVRQNDVSGLLKRFIRELPTPLLTAEYLPAFAAVQNIPDLKQRLQALNLLILILPEPNRNTLKALLEFLSKVVAREKKNKMNLWNVSTVIAPNLFMHKGLVNKIPEGKEKQLAEGAADVVRLMIHYQDLLWTISSFLVAQVRKLNESSNRRYQFYDKRIKNLLRKIHTDKDKVEKNQAEPSKTVKVQTSLLLKDSLEVHLNNGTKAADVLRQFQKHLSQNSWSIVNTVNLIKCNGALESMNLLLYEVGGNISERCLDPDTYLLDLYHINPHAEWIIRQNPSFPRML, encoded by the exons ATGGATAAAATAGGGAAGCCTGCTTCTGCATTTTCCAGAACTCGGATTCCCAGACCTCAGATAGTATTGCAACCCATTCACGGCCCTATCCATTCGCAGGTCTTGGGCATTTGCAG AAATTGCCCTTGCAAAATGAGCCAGCTTCCTCAGAAGAGTTCTGTGGAGCCCCTGTTGTCCGGGTGCTTGAATTCCAGAGCAGATTCTTTGGACAGCTTGTCAATGGACAGCTTTTGGCTGGAAGTGGAGAATATCAAACAGAGCACAGAAGCTGAGCAAGAGGAGTGCAACCTGGCAGATATCAAAACCCCAGAAG AGGGAGAAGCTGAAGCTGAATGGCTGCAGGATGCGGGTCTCTCGGACCTAATTGGGGAGCACAACTTGGACAATGACAACAATATAGTGCTGCTCTCCACCTTGACCAAGACCCAGGCTGCAGCCGTGCAGCGAAGGCTGGATACTTACTCACGGTCACGGCGGAAGAAGAACAAACCGCCTGTGCGTGATGTCAGAGATGTTTTTGGTGTGGCCAGCTCTGAG GAGATTGTAAAGGAGTTGGAGGAGTCTGACATGGTTCAGTCTCAGCACAGCGTGGAGACGTCAAACTATACCAAGAAAC CAGACTCAAGGGGACTCCAAGATTTTTCCTGCATGCTCAGAAgtcctggaaaagaggagatatTCTGTACTGACATTGCCTACTCGGAGCAAGCAGCCCTTTTGCTCAAGGGATCACTTCTGCGGGAGCCTAGGAGGACAAAGGATGAGAGCACCTTAACT CAGTTTAAGATCCTCAAAGGGAGGCTGGGAGTGACCCGGATAGGAGACTTATCTCCCCAAGACATGAAGAAGATCCCCACGTTGGCCCTGATAGAGTTAACGGCTCTCTGTGACATCCTGGGCTTGGAGTTAAAGAGGAACAAGGCAGCCAAGCAGAAGGCAAAAG AGAATAGACTCTTTGGCATTCCGCTCAGCACTTTGTTGGAAAATGACCGAAAGCTCAACCCCAACATCAAGGTCCCCCTGATTCTCCAAGCG TTGTTGTCATGTTTGGAAAAGAAAGGTCTTGACACAGAAGGCATCCTGAGAGTTTCTGGCTCCCAGATGAGGATTAAG AGCCTGGAACAAAGGTTGGAAAGTGAGTTCTATACCGGCCTGTTTCGCTGGGATGAAGTCCGTCAAAATGATGTGTCCGGCTTGCTGAAGAGATTTATTCGTGAACTGCCCacccctctgttgacagcagagTATCTGCCTGCTTTTGCTGCTGTGCAAA ATATCCCAGACCTGAAGCAGAGACTGCAAGCACTCAACCTGCTGATCCTCATTCTGCCAGAGCCCAACAGAAACACCCTAAAG GCTCTGCTGGAGTTCCTCAGTAAAGTGGTTGCCAGggagaaaaagaacaaaatgaaTCTCTGGAATGTTTCCACAGTCATTGCTCCAAATCTCTTCATGCATAAAGGGCTGGTGAATAAGATCCcagaagggaaggagaagcagctggcagagggggcagctgaTGTTGTGCGGTTGATGATCCATTACCAAGACTTGCTGTGGACT ATCTCCTCTTTCCTGGTAGCTCAAGTGCGAAAACTGAATGAGAGCAGCAACCGGAGGTACCAGTTTTATGACAAACGGATCAAAAACTTGCTACGGAAGATTCACACAGACAAGGACAAGGTGGAGAAGAACCAGGCAGAA CCTTCCAAAACGGTGAAAGTCCAGACCTCTCTGTTGCTGAAGGATTCACTGGAGGTTCATTTGAACAATGGAACCAAAGCTGCCGACGTCCTGAGACAGTTTCAGAAGCACCTCAGCCAGAACAGCTGGAGTATTGTCAACACAGTCAACCTCATCAAATG CAATGGTGCTTTGGAGTCGATGAACCTGCTCCTGTATGAAGTAGGCGGCAATATAA GTGAACGTTGCCTGGACCCAGATACATATCTCTTAGATTTGTACCACATTAACCCCCATGCTGAATGGATTATAAGACAAAATCCCTCCTTTCCACGGATGCTGTAG
- the ARHGAP40 gene encoding rho GTPase-activating protein 40 isoform X3 has product MDKIGKPASAFSRTRIPRPQIVLQPIHGPIHSQVLGICRNCPCKMSQLPQKSSVEPLLSGCLNSRADSLDSLSMDSFWLEVENIKQSTEAEQEECNLADIKTPEEGEAEAEWLQDAGLSDLIGEHNLDNDNNIVLLSTLTKTQAAAVQRRLDTYSRSRRKKNKPPVRDVRDVFGVASSEEIVKELEESDMVQSQHSVETSNYTKKHSRGLQDFSCMLRSPGKEEIFCTDIAYSEQAALLLKGSLLREPRRTKDESTLTQFKILKGRLGVTRIGDLSPQDMKKIPTLALIELTALCDILGLELKRNKAAKQKAKENRLFGIPLSTLLENDRKLNPNIKVPLILQALLSCLEKKGLDTEGILRVSGSQMRIKSLEQRLESEFYTGLFRWDEVRQNDVSGLLKRFIRELPTPLLTAEYLPAFAAVQNIPDLKQRLQALNLLILILPEPNRNTLKALLEFLSKVVAREKKNKMNLWNVSTVIAPNLFMHKGLVNKIPEGKEKQLAEGAADVVRLMIHYQDLLWTISSFLVAQVRKLNESSNRRYQFYDKRIKNLLRKIHTDKDKVEKNQAEPSKTVKVQTSLLLKDSLEVHLNNGTKAADVLRQFQKHLSQNSWSIVNTVNLIKCNGALESMNLLLYEVGGNISERCLDPDTYLLDLYHINPHAEWIIRQNPSFPRML; this is encoded by the exons ATGGATAAAATAGGGAAGCCTGCTTCTGCATTTTCCAGAACTCGGATTCCCAGACCTCAGATAGTATTGCAACCCATTCACGGCCCTATCCATTCGCAGGTCTTGGGCATTTGCAG AAATTGCCCTTGCAAAATGAGCCAGCTTCCTCAGAAGAGTTCTGTGGAGCCCCTGTTGTCCGGGTGCTTGAATTCCAGAGCAGATTCTTTGGACAGCTTGTCAATGGACAGCTTTTGGCTGGAAGTGGAGAATATCAAACAGAGCACAGAAGCTGAGCAAGAGGAGTGCAACCTGGCAGATATCAAAACCCCAGAAG AGGGAGAAGCTGAAGCTGAATGGCTGCAGGATGCGGGTCTCTCGGACCTAATTGGGGAGCACAACTTGGACAATGACAACAATATAGTGCTGCTCTCCACCTTGACCAAGACCCAGGCTGCAGCCGTGCAGCGAAGGCTGGATACTTACTCACGGTCACGGCGGAAGAAGAACAAACCGCCTGTGCGTGATGTCAGAGATGTTTTTGGTGTGGCCAGCTCTGAG GAGATTGTAAAGGAGTTGGAGGAGTCTGACATGGTTCAGTCTCAGCACAGCGTGGAGACGTCAAACTATACCAAGAAAC ACTCAAGGGGACTCCAAGATTTTTCCTGCATGCTCAGAAgtcctggaaaagaggagatatTCTGTACTGACATTGCCTACTCGGAGCAAGCAGCCCTTTTGCTCAAGGGATCACTTCTGCGGGAGCCTAGGAGGACAAAGGATGAGAGCACCTTAACT CAGTTTAAGATCCTCAAAGGGAGGCTGGGAGTGACCCGGATAGGAGACTTATCTCCCCAAGACATGAAGAAGATCCCCACGTTGGCCCTGATAGAGTTAACGGCTCTCTGTGACATCCTGGGCTTGGAGTTAAAGAGGAACAAGGCAGCCAAGCAGAAGGCAAAAG AGAATAGACTCTTTGGCATTCCGCTCAGCACTTTGTTGGAAAATGACCGAAAGCTCAACCCCAACATCAAGGTCCCCCTGATTCTCCAAGCG TTGTTGTCATGTTTGGAAAAGAAAGGTCTTGACACAGAAGGCATCCTGAGAGTTTCTGGCTCCCAGATGAGGATTAAG AGCCTGGAACAAAGGTTGGAAAGTGAGTTCTATACCGGCCTGTTTCGCTGGGATGAAGTCCGTCAAAATGATGTGTCCGGCTTGCTGAAGAGATTTATTCGTGAACTGCCCacccctctgttgacagcagagTATCTGCCTGCTTTTGCTGCTGTGCAAA ATATCCCAGACCTGAAGCAGAGACTGCAAGCACTCAACCTGCTGATCCTCATTCTGCCAGAGCCCAACAGAAACACCCTAAAG GCTCTGCTGGAGTTCCTCAGTAAAGTGGTTGCCAGggagaaaaagaacaaaatgaaTCTCTGGAATGTTTCCACAGTCATTGCTCCAAATCTCTTCATGCATAAAGGGCTGGTGAATAAGATCCcagaagggaaggagaagcagctggcagagggggcagctgaTGTTGTGCGGTTGATGATCCATTACCAAGACTTGCTGTGGACT ATCTCCTCTTTCCTGGTAGCTCAAGTGCGAAAACTGAATGAGAGCAGCAACCGGAGGTACCAGTTTTATGACAAACGGATCAAAAACTTGCTACGGAAGATTCACACAGACAAGGACAAGGTGGAGAAGAACCAGGCAGAA CCTTCCAAAACGGTGAAAGTCCAGACCTCTCTGTTGCTGAAGGATTCACTGGAGGTTCATTTGAACAATGGAACCAAAGCTGCCGACGTCCTGAGACAGTTTCAGAAGCACCTCAGCCAGAACAGCTGGAGTATTGTCAACACAGTCAACCTCATCAAATG CAATGGTGCTTTGGAGTCGATGAACCTGCTCCTGTATGAAGTAGGCGGCAATATAA GTGAACGTTGCCTGGACCCAGATACATATCTCTTAGATTTGTACCACATTAACCCCCATGCTGAATGGATTATAAGACAAAATCCCTCCTTTCCACGGATGCTGTAG